The DNA sequence CCCGATGACCGAGTACGAGCCCTTCGTCTCCCTCGGGCTGGCCGCCGCCGCCGGGCTCCTCATCGGCCTGGAGCGCGAGCGCTCGGCGCCGGAGCAGCCCACCGATCCCTTCCTGGGCGGCGCCCGCACCCACCCGCTCTTCGCCCTGGTGGGCGGGGTCGCCACCCTGGCGGCCCGCGAGCTCGGGCCGCTCTTCGCCCTCATGGCGCTCGGCGCGCTGGTGGCCTTCCTGGTGGTGAACTACCAGGGGGACGTGTCGCGCGACCGCGGCCGCGGCATCACCTCCGAGGCCGCCTTCCTGCTCTCCTTCCTGCTGGGCGTGCTGGCCTGCACCCGCGGGGTGATCGAGCCCACCAGCCGGCGCATCTTCGTGGTGGCCGGCGTGGCGGTGGTGGCCACCTTCTTGCTCTCCGCGCGCCCCACCACCCGCAGGCTGGCCCAGGCCATGAGCCGCGAGGACGTGGCCTCCACCCTGAAGTTCCTGGTGGTGGCGGTGGTGGTGCTGCCGCTCCTGCCCGACCGGACCTTCGGGCCGCTCGACGTGCTCAACCCCTTCGACGTGGGCCGGCTCATGGTGCTCATCTCGGCCCTCTCCTTCGTTGGGTACGCCGGCATCCGGCTGCTCGGGCCGCAGCGCGGCCTGGGGCTGACCGGCGTGGTGGGCGGCCTGGTCTCCTCCACCGCGGTGACCCTCTCCATGTCCGGCCGGGCGCGCGAGCGGCCGGAGCTGGCCGACTCGGCGGCCCTGGCGGTGGTGCTGGCCTCCACCATCATGTTCGTGCGGGTCTTCGCCATCGTGGCGGTGGTCAACCCGGCGCTGCAGGCCGACCTGGCCTTCCCGGTGGCGGCGGCCGCGGCGGCGGGGCTGGTGGCCAGCCTGCTGCTCTGGCTCCGCTCGCGGCGGT is a window from the Anaeromyxobacter sp. genome containing:
- a CDS encoding DUF4010 domain-containing protein → MSREDVASTLKFLVVAVVVLPLLPDRTFGPLDVLNPFDVGRLMVLISALSFVGYAGIRLLGPQRGLGLTGVVGGLVSSTAVTLSMSGRARERPELADSAALAVVLASTIMFVRVFAIVAVVNPALQADLAFPVAAAAAAGLVASLLLWLRSRRSGTEGAAVTFTNPFELGRALQFALLFAVVLLGSKAAALYLGTAGTYAAGLLAGTTDVDAITLSMARLGGVEVTHQVAATTIFLGAASNTLAKGVMAAVLGGWPFGRRVLVALLAMLAAGAGGVALAWAL